One genomic region from Dermacentor albipictus isolate Rhodes 1998 colony unplaced genomic scaffold, USDA_Dalb.pri_finalv2 scaffold_13, whole genome shotgun sequence encodes:
- the LOC139051634 gene encoding zinc finger protein 593-like codes for MARYSRKKTHKGYTASHKKDKTKRRAKDIDQIHIDMQPEKAERLLNQEVDYDMPGDAQFYCLHCARYFMDKNSLNDHLKSKNHKRRLKALEEEPYSQAEAEAAAGMGNYIPPKRRRVESQPPKE; via the exons ATGGCTCGTTATTCGCGGAAAAAGACTCACAAGGGCTACACAGCATCGCACAAGAAGGACAAGACGAAACGCAGGGCTAAAGATATCGACCAGATTCACATCGACATGCAGCCGGAAAAGGCAGAAAGGCTCCTCAACCAGGAGGTTGACTACGACATGCCTGGAGACGCGCAGTTCTACTGCCTGCACTGCGC GAGGTATTTCATGGACAAAAACTCTCTCAATGACCACCTGAAAAGTAAGAACCACAAGCGAAG ATTGAAGGCCCTGGAAGAGGAGCCATACAGCCAGGCTGAAGCTGAAGCCGCAGCCGGCATGGGAAATTACATTCCTCCCAAGAGACGCAGAGTGGAATCGCAGCCCCCAAAAGAGTAG